The following coding sequences are from one Salvia splendens isolate huo1 unplaced genomic scaffold, SspV2 ctg1095, whole genome shotgun sequence window:
- the LOC121788597 gene encoding COP9 signalosome complex subunit 3-like, with the protein MNKDKFENDNNLGLVKQVVSSMYKRNIQRLTQTYLTLSLQDIANTVQLNSAKEAEMHVLQMIQEGDIYATINQKDGMVRFLEDPEQYKTCEMIERLDFSIQRIMMLSKKVTTMNEVMSCNPSYLGKVGRERQRFDYDDFDTVPSKFNL; encoded by the exons ATGAACAAGGACAAGTTTGAAAAC GACAATAATCTTGGGTTGGTGAAGCAAGTCGTGTCATCAATGTATAAACGCAATATTCAGAGGTTGACTCAGACATACCTAACTCTCTCCCTCCAAGACATAGCGAACACAGTTCAACTGAATAGCGCAAAAGAGGCTGAGATGCATGTTCTTCAAATG ATTCAAGAAGGTGACATTTATGCTACAATCAACCAAAAGGATGGAATGGTTAGATTCCTCGAGGACCCCGAGCAATACAAAACCTGCGAGATGATTGAACGCCTCGACTTCTCAATCCAGAG GATTATGATGCTCTCGAAGAAAGTAACGACCATGAATGAGGTTATGTCATGCAACCCTTCTTACCTTGGAAAG GTTGGGAGGGAGCGGCAGAGATTTGATTACGACGATTTCGACACCGTTCCTTCTAAATTCAACCTATGA